CAGCAAAAGCGCATGAACCTACAATCGCCATGGCAACTAgtctatttacagtacagtacaatgtgGGCAATAGCACATCCCACTTCCTTTTTACTCCATAAACATGGATGAAAAATATACCTCATACCAAGCTAAGTAGTCACAGCCATTTCCATAGTGTTTCTTGAGTAAAAATGGCTTTACAAAAGACttctattacattttatgaaaacTAGTTGTATAACTTTCATTTTTACACAACTTCAGACTTTTATGCCACATGTCACGCAGCATACATTTTCTGCAAGGCCATTTCAAAAGTCTACCATGCCAGCAATATATTTGGAGAGCTCACAGACAGTAGCTAAACATTAGATGTACTGCTACTGAGATGTCTCGCCAACCCAGCCTCCACATCAAGTAGGCCAGGGGAGCACAACATGCTCTAacctgtaacttttttttttttttttttttgcaactttgcTCCTTCTTTACCGCCTTCTGTCCGTCCATCTTTCTATTTGTCCCTCCCCTCCTGCCATCTGGTGAGATCAGAAGAGTTACCTACAGACCATCTGTTGCATCCACCTGGAGAGACTTAAACACAAAACGCCTATtgtggacacatacacacacaaaaagaaataaagaggtACCCACTTCTTGTTAACTCACCCAGATTTCAGCCATGGAGGAATCCATCATACAACCTCAGTGCTAACTACATGTTAGTGATGGAAATGACTTCTGCTGAGCGCCTGGTGAACTCCAAAACACCAGAGCCAATAAGTGTATGTCCCAGTCCTTCTCTCCTGTGCCTGTGACTCTGACTGACTCTGtcatacacactcacaccgCGGCACATGCTCAAGTGTTTCTCGAAACTCTGGCTTTTGTTCCACTCTGTCTGGTCTGTGAAAATGACTTCAGTGGGGCTGAGTGCCTGCCCAAATTCCTCCCACTACAGGGTTCAGTTCACAAAGCTGCGCAGACTGAGCAGGACTGACAGCTAGGACAGCctctgggggtggggggaaaacccatacccatacacacacacacacacacacgcacgcacgcacacacacactgcagtccCATTTCTGTCTCTGGCACACATATGCCAGTGTAACTTTATCTATTGATGAAACCTATAGTAGAAATATCACTGTCACTCCTCCTCCCTCCGACTCTGAACAAACGTTTGTCTCCAACAGCAGTGATGGGACAAGTGTTGTGACTGACAGGCAACAAGTGCTACTGTGCTCTGGCATGTGGGATGGCTCCTTTAAATGCAGCAGACGGCAGGAAAGAGTGACAACTAACAGAGATAACTGAGGAAGCCGAGAAATGTTCCAgctaagtaaaaagaaatccgCAGCAATGATTGAACTTAATTAAAATATCGTGTATCATTTATTCAGACAGTCCttacataataaataaactggAAGAGACCGCTTTAACAACACAGCCTTAGATGCGCAGTGTACACTCTAGTGACATATGTCTTAAGTTTTTAAGTAGAAGAATGACATACATGGAAAGCTAGTCCAGCCAGAGCTATTaaaatacttaagtaaatacTGCAAGCCCACGTGGAGGTTGAACTGAACAACTCACTGGTTTATTATGTGTATATCACCTAGTCAGGAGATTGAACAACATAAAGGGTTCACTTCTGTTTCAGCAACCGGTATAAATCTGTGAGACTCCATCTCATTCGTCCGATCAGACTGTTAAACCGCTGCAGACAGCAACAACCTACCAGACGCCCTCGACGTGTCTGAAGGCCAAACAAAGCCTCCGAGGGGACTCTCCAAGCGCATGGAAATCCATTTGAAATGTGTGACAGGCAGAGCTGCTGAGCTGTGAAGCCCAATTCCccctgagcccccccccccttttcacAAATACATGAACTGCAATAAAATGTCTCGGATACATCACTGTAATGGAAATGTTATGATGAGTTTTAGGAAAACTATCAGGGCTAAAAGGTCATATACACATCATTCTGATGTCTGCAACCCAGTCCACCTCACAATTACTAGTCTCTATGTAAACCTGTCGGTCTTTATGGTAAAAGGCTATAATTTTTATGTTAACCAGACTCTGACTGAGCTCTGAAAGAAAACCATCCCTTTGCAGCATCCTTACAGGGAAAAGTTACTCCTCAAACCGTAGTTTGTAAGGCTTTCACTGGAATCTCCAATGGGACAATAGGTGGAAGTTGTTCAAGTTGTTGTAATTGAATATGTATTAACCTTATGATGTTACGAGGGCACTCACCCGCTGTCCTGTAGCTCCTCAGCAGGGCTCTGGACTGTTTGTGTCACTGCAGTTTCCTCAGCTGGGATCTCCACTGGTTTTTCCACTTGCTCCTCTGGAAGCTCACAAATCAGCTCCTTCTCCggttcttctgttgttgtctttgatgGTTCTGGTTCTTTATTCTCCGTTGGTTCTGGCAACTCCACTTCATATTTTGTTGGTTCAGGGAGCTCTTTTGTGCTTTTCGTTGGTTCCTGTAGCTTAGTTAGCTCCTTCTCTATTTCTGAGAAAGTCACTGGCTCCCTTTTTGGTTCTGAGAGCTCTTCTGGCagctcttcttctttcttggtTGGTTCTAAACGCTctactttctttgtttcttctgGGAACTCTactgtctgctgtgtttgttcTGGGAGCTCTATTATCTTTTTCAAAGGTTCAGGAAGATCCACTGGCTTCTTCACAAGATTCAGAGgtgggatctctgttttcttcgcTGCTGCTCGCTCCGGTGGTGCGATCTCCTCCAGTCTCAGAGGAGCAGCTATCTCCTCAGTCGGAGTAAGAAATTCTAGTTGGGGAGACTCCAGAGATGGGAGGGGTCTGGGAAAACAATGCAAAAGAAGAGGGAGTTTTAGTTTATAGCATATGCACAAGGAATGACTGACACATGACaaatgtgtgtccttgtgtgttgtGAGGAcgctttctgtgtgtgtgtgtgtgtgtgtgtgtgtgtgtgtgtgtgtgtgtgtgtgtgtgtgtgtgtgtgtgtggaagcactgtaggtgcatgtgtgtgtttatgctgttGTTTCATTGTGTTGAGCAGTGTGAGAAAAGGTTCATTCTTGCGCTGGAGAGTAGGGGCGATGTCACAGCTGATGTCATCctttgaatataaaaggctgCATTACTTCCACAAGACTTCAACCGGCACATTCATCTGACCCAAGCTCGAATCACAGACAAAGTGCAGCTCTGTGTTTACCTCCTCGTTCATATTCATTGTCCCGCTGCTCTCTGATATATCACTCTTGACAAGTCCTGTACATGGTGTTACTGGAatgccaaaataataataataataactgcaGCAATCTATGAAGAGGCCTACTAAACAACTGATATATTATCTGAACCTCACagttttacaacaaaaataaatattgacatttgtccaccacaagggaagtttggggtcccctgctggagctgctgcccccgcgacccgataccgcataagcggtcgaagatggatggatggatggatggacatttGTCCACCTTATTAATTCTTAATTATGTAGGTGTAGTTTTGATTGTTGTGGCTGGTGGCACAAACTACATATGTGCCTTTCCTTCTGTGTACTGGAGCAGACATGTAATGCTCACATGCTACTTTGTGTAACAGATTGAGGGGAAGCCCATGCTGACCTCCACAGACCTTTTTAGACATTAGTTACATGAACTTTAACTTTTCATTAACATAGTTTTATTAGCGTGAAGTCTCATGTGTACTTCTCTAATCTGGTTTCTTAAAGGGATATTATTTttctcacgcacgcacgcgcacgtacgcgtgcgcacacacacacacacacacacacacacacacacacacacacacacacacacacacacacttgtgtttaCCTTGATGTCTCTTGTTTACTCTGAGATTGGGATGCAGCTTCTTTTAGAGCTTGTATCCAGTTTGTATCTGGTTCTTGAGCTGGAAGTCCAGGAGCCGGACTCTCTGACACATCGGCAGCCTCCGTGTTCACAATCACTTGTTCAACAGAAGCTTTTTCAGGTGATATTCCTTCTCGGTGGGAATCGGCAACAATGAGGTTAACCGCGGTATCGTCTCGGGACTTTGACAAAGACACCTGATCATGTGGCTTCTCTGACTGGCTAGGGGCTGCAGGTGGAGTTGATGCACAATCATCCGGGCACTTTGACAAAACAACAGATGGGCCTGTGGTAATAGGACTGGTTTTATCTTTTATATCATTGTCATTTTCTGTTGCCTTAGAAAGACCAGTTGGATTTATGACCTTCTGTTTAGTcattgctttattgtttaatgCTTTTATCTCACTTTGTCCTTTCCCCTGGCTGCTAGCTTCCCCTTCTTCCAAAGGTGCTTTATCTGCCTTTGTGATCTCCTCTACATCAGGGCCTTTTATGGGTGTTTGTACTACCGGGCTGCTTTGTGTGGTTGAGGTTTTATTGAAGCTTTGTAGCTTGAGAGGCCTGCACACTGTATCCTGAATTTCACACTCCTCAGTTTGACTACTGTTGCTTTTCACAGCCGTGGCAGCACTGAAATCATTTTCCACAGTTTCGGGTTGCCCAACCAGAGTACTGAATATCTTTGTGTGAATTTCTTCAGCCTGGTTTGTACTTGGAGTAACTGCCAAATGATTGGCATGACTATCTCTGCTGACCTTTGAGGAAACAGAGATCTGGGAAGGTGAAGTCTCATGTTCCTGTGATGCAAACTCAAAAGATACAGCAGTGTTCTTCAAGGTCTCAGGATTTCCATGTTGGTCTTGACAGGCGGCTGATAGATTGCCTTTTTCATGGCTTTTACCAACCGGATCATTCACAAATTCAGTGTCTGTAATTGACCCAACTACCCCTAAGGCAGGGCTTTTATTCTCATCCAACCACTGTCTTGTCTCATCTACATAACAGCCAGTTGTTACACTCCCTATTTCAGCCAGGGCATTTCTCTCAGCAACCCTTCTACTCTTATTTAAATCACTGGCAAGGTGAAACCGCCCTGCTTGTTTTCCCTCTCCATCACCGATCACTCGTACGTTGCCACTGCTGTCATCCCCTGTCAACTCATCACTCCCCACAGAGCCGTCTGTGCCCTCTGCTACCCCTTTCACACTTGGAACCAGTGCTTGGGTCTGCCTGACCTGACTGTTGGTCTTTTCTCCCCCCTCTAGACAGCCATCTGACAATTCCTGTGTGGGATGTCTGGATCCCAGACACTGTAGGTAGTACAGACACCGCTGCTGTTGCTCCTGTTGCTGAGCAAAATAGTTGGGCTCTGGTGTGGACTGTGACTGGCCAAGACCTGCATTCAAATCTGGTGCTATGTCCTTGTCGGAGCTGCTTTCCAGTGTTGCTGTCAGAGTTTGGCGCAAACTCTGGTCATAAACAGTTTGAGGGTAACTACCAGAATCTACCTCAGCATTAAACATGTcctgagaggagaaagaagtCTTGCTTTGTCTTTCAGATGCAATGCCACTCTTCCTTTCTACTTCCTCCTTTATATCACTTATTGGTGATTCAGTCTTGTACGctttatgtttatgttgtggCTGCAGGTCTCCAATTTCCTCTCCAGCCTCTTTATCTCTCCCATTACTCTGTTGTGgtgctgtgtctgtctttccttTCTGCATCTTACTGCTGTCTGCTGTTTCCCTTTGATTATCCATTGTTGCTtcttcaacttttttcttttcctctgcaaACACCGTGGATGTCTCATCTCCCATTTTCTCTGTCATGTTGTCTTGTTTAATTCCATCATAATCCTTAATGGATGCTTCACAAATAACAGGTTTGATGCCAACAGGGCGTGGCTCAGAGTGGGATAGAGAAATTACATTATCAGACCCACCTTTTACCAGTACACCCACTGCACCAGGGGGGTGAGGAGGAGACAGATTTTCCTCTTGTGAAAACGGAACATTTAAATTGTTAAGGACTGAAAACTCAAATTCAACGACAGTCTCCTTAACGTCATTTCTATCCTCCAGTTTTGGACAAGTCTTATCTGCTTTGATGTTGACATCACTGTACTCCAGATCATGTGCTAAAGACATTTGTGTAATTTCTCTGCTCTTGTTGCCATCCACCTCTCCAGAGACTTTGGTGCGGTCACAATCAGCGCTGGCGTAATCGGTCTGCACAGGAAGAGAGATATCACAGTCTGCAATGAACTCCAAGTGACTCAACATTGGACCAGGAGGCCGCAGCACAAAAGAAGAATTACCGGCAAACTGCTCGATAACAGGAATTGACTGGTCAGAGGCTGTCACTTCTGAAGTCGCAGATTCATCCTTTGTCAGAATAGCAGAGCAAATTATGGGCTCCGACCCCTCACTGGCTTTCATGGGATCTGTAGTAACCAGTTCACGAGGAGGTGTTTGATCTAATTGGGTGGGAGGCTGAGAACTGGGGTGACAAGGCTTTGTCTGAAGAGAGTCTGTGCAGATCACAGTTTCGGCTGTTGAACTGGGGTCAAGGTCCGTAGAGAGCTGACCAACAGGTAACTCAGTGGAGACATTACTTAAAGGCGTGCAGGTAACATCATCAGCTGGAAGCACAGAACATGAGGAGAGAGGATGTAGGTTACCTTCAGCAGCATCCGATATTAAAGGGGACTCCTGGGGCTGGCCAGCCTTGACTAAGGCTTTAGACGAATCATGTAACTTATCTATCTCTTTCTCAGTTGACAAACACAGGGTTACACCCTCCTTCTCTGTTTCTGCCTCTATTTGCTTTGTCACCTTTGCTGACACCTGTTCAACTGTTGGATGATCAGCCTCAGAGTCTGCACTTTCTGCCGTTTGTATAACGTCACCAGCCTGATTCTTCTCAGTAGGACATGGAAGCTGTTTTGAGCAGGCCTCAGTCGCTGACTGTAAATCCACTGTGTTAGTCTCCAAGTTGTTGTCACCTGACTGATCTATGTTACTGTTCTCCTTGATATCTTTTGTCCCCATATTTCCTTTATTCAACTGGACATTGTTCTGTGGCTTCGGGGAGTCGGCTGAGCTCCGTATTGCTAATTCATCCTTAGCAGGAGTTGTATCTGCGGGGATTTCTGGCTGTTTCAAGCTGAGAAATTCTGGGAAGATGTAGCTGGCCTCAACCACAGGATGGTGCAAACTCTCATGTACAGTCAGCGGAGGCAAAGAGGCGCAGTCCATCGCTGACACCGACATGTTCCTGAGATCCACAGAGTAACTGCTTTCTTGTTTCACAGTGTCCGCAAAGTGAACTCTGTTGTTGCTTCTGCTTCTGTTACATACGTACACATCCACTCCAGACATAGCACCACTATTGCTCTGTTTCTGGACTTGAAACTCTGCGTCTGCACTTACGGCTGTGCTGGTTTCTGTTGTGCTACTTTTAGGCTGGACCTGTTGAATGTTGCTCGCTTGTCGCTCGACTGAGGTTTGTTGAGAAGTAGTCAGTAGCTGTGGTGAGATTAAAGACAGCAAGATTTGACCgttatttctctctgtctctgggaGGGATGATTCCCCACAAATATGTCCCAAAGACAATGCTTCTTCTGAAATTAAATTCTGTTTGAGATCAGCCCTTACCCCTTTGTTTGTCTTGCTGGAGCTCTGTTCACGGTTAGTGGGGAGAGGTGAGATGGCTGCGCCATGCTGTTCTTGGCAGGGTTGAGATAGACGGTCCTGTTCAGTGCAGATGCTCTCAGGGATGGTAGCAATCGGCTCAGTCCAGCTCTGTGACTTCAGCTGTGACTCTGCAACATCGGTGGGCGGACGCGTCTCTGTCGCGGCTGATGACACCCCACTAGCTGAGCCTTCTGGCTGGCTGAATGAACTGTGCTCAGCAGCCAGCCGTCCTTTCTCTCCCACCTCCCCTTCTCCTCCCCCTCGTCCTGCTTCCTCCAATCCCACAGCACTGTAATCCTGACAATCAGGACTAGTGAGTAACCCAAAGGGAGAAGTATTGATACAGGCTTCTAACCGGAGTGGctccttttctttgtctccctcttCAGCTGGTGAGACCCCGGTGTCTGCACTGCGAAGGCTTGTTTCTCCCGGTCCCTTCATTTCTGTCTCAGCAGAGTTGTGTGGcattttgctgctgcagcttTCCTCAGATGAAGCCTGTCCCTTTTTGGCTAAAAATGCAATTGAGCATTTTCCCTGTGAACAGATTAATGCAAGCGGAGGAAGGCTGTCCAGGAgtccttctttctctttgtctgcaGAGCTGAGGCACTTTCCTGTACCCCCTAAATCTTTCTCTCCAACTGCTTTCTCACTCTCTGCGACTGCTACAGCAGCTACTCTCTCCAATGATTCACGCCTCgtgctttctccctctcccttgcTTTCTATCAGTTCTGGCATCGTGGGTGTTGCCAGTGGCAACGCAGCAACCACCACTAAAGGCTCTTCAAGGGCACTATCCACGCTGCTCTCTCCCACACATGTCCAGCTGTTGGAGAGTGGGCTGGGATTCTCCTGTGTGAGTATCACTGCTTCTGAGGTAACTATAGTTAactcatgtgtttgtgcatctgaTCTCTTATCAGCAGAGGCAGCTGGATTGATAACTGTAGTTTGGACATGTGTCATGCTTGTTTGTTGGTTATCTGTAACACCTCCGGTTACATGTTGCTTCGGCTGTGGGATTTCATCTGATCTTTGATTTATGCGACGTGGGGCATCTATAGGGTTGTGGTTATCTGACAGATGAGGCCTCTGTGAAAGAGCCTGGTTGGACGCAGGTGAACAGGCAGTAAGATGATCCTGCCTGCTATGAGAGGATGATAGTGGGGGGCTGGGGCCGGGCTTTCCCCCGGGACTCAGCTGTTGCTTTGAGGCAAACCCATTATCAGGCTGTTCCCCACAAATCACAGCCAGAGCTGCCAGTGACACCAATTCTGCATTTTCTGTTGAATCTATATGATTTCCTGCATTTATGAGAGACACAGCCTGTAATTCATTTTCAGGTTGTACTACTGCCATTGCCTTTTGTCCAGTCTCTGTGTTCTTCTCttctatctttttctttctcctttgtttctttttgtctttcttctttgaCGTTTTGTCCTGCCCGGCGTGTTTGGCACATGGAGAACTCGTCATGTCTGACAATGCATCTTTATCCTTTAAATGAAGAGTACTGCACTCTGATGTCTCATCAACTGATTGATCTTTCTTTCCCGTTTTAACTATACAAACGGTAATACTGGACTCGTCacgcttttctttctttatgtctACAATCTCTGTTATTGCCTCTGTGTCTTTCTGCCTAATTAGTGCATTACAATCTAGAGTGCCATTTTCCTCGATGCCTGCTTTAGAATCGACATGTTCCTCTCTGGAACTGTTTCTCACGTCAGAAAATGCTACTTCTTCTTGAGTTTCCTTAAATaaatctgttgttgtttctaattgtgtatgtgtgtgtctttccttCTGCTCATttatctctgtttctttttctgcctttttttcacACTCCGTCCCTGCTGCACCGGCACTATTCTCAGTACCCAGTATGTAATTCCTAAAACTAAACACAACTGTATCTTTCTGACTGCTTTCTACTTCACTGTTTCCATGTGTACCCTTGTTTCCATGGCCCCCGTTGCTATGTCCCGGCTGGACTGTGATTGGAGGCAGTGAAGATGAGTCATTGAATTTATTAACCATCCCTTCTCCAGTTTTCTTGCCTACATCATTAACCTTCCCAGGCGTGATGCTGGGGGAGCCTGTGGGATTAAGTATGCCCAGTGAGGCCATTTGTTCTTCACATTCCTGGATGGCCTGTTTGAGTTCCCGATCTAGGAGCACAGATAGGGAAGGCGTCGAGGGTCGGACACCCGTGTCAGGTGTGGCAGTGGGCCGAGGTGAAGGCTGAGCATCTGTGAGAACTGGGTTGCTGTCATGAGGCCTGAGACGAGGGTAAGGTGACACAGTTAAGAGTCTGGCAGGCAGACAGCTGGTCATTCCAAAATGCCACGAAACGCTGCTATTGGCAGAGCAGAAGCCCATGCTCAGACATTGCACTCAAtaagcacacacaacacacaactgtACTCATAATGCCTAGGCTGAGATGTATATTCTCTTACAAGAAATAATATCAGCTCTGTTTGTAAGCATATGGTTGTTAATGAACATGCAGGTCTGTTCATACACACCAAAACAGGATTTCTTCAGGCATTACGCTAGGTAGCTACTATACCATTTCCTAAGCCTAGCCTGAATTTCTAATTGTGCCAAAAGCTTAATAATgaatttttattcaaatatttaattggTTAATTATTTGTTGGAGCATTGCCTATATTTTTAATGCTAACCTTTAAAGTAGGAACCTAGTACAAGCAGCATGAATGTAACAATCCTACTAGTAGCAACTACTAATTATTGCAGTAGCATCCATATGCTGTACAATGGAAAGCACTATGAACGTCTTAGGCTGCTGTGAACTGTCATTGTGTATACTAAGCAATACTGTCTGTTCCATCATCCTGACCAGTGCAATGAATACTATATCAAATAATTCAAAAcccaaaaaatgtataaagagtATAGTAATGAGTGATTGTAATAAACCATGTCACCAGATAAACAACATTACATATCCATGCTCATGCACCAAAAATCCTGTCTCATAACGTACTATATTAGAAGAGATCAAAGCAGAGGCATTGCTCTACAAAGCACTTCATGAAGTACACATCTAGCTTGATAGTGTGAGTGCTTGCTTTAACGCCTTTAACTAACAGGCTAGCTTTGTGCCATTCAGTTGTAATTGCTGAGTCATTGCTAAACCATTAGCCAGCAGTACAGAATAATGCTGCAGGATCTTAGTCTTTAAGCCTCACAGAGTGTATAGATCCAACATCATTTATTTAGTATGTATTACTTATGTCATCAGCTGGTTTCTTGAAATCTGCTCATCATGTTAAGATgtacaataaatacatgaagTGAGAAATAACCTCAATAAAGCGTCCATGGATGTGATTGGTTAACACAGTCTCCCCATAAAGACTGACATTTCCATGTAAACACGACCTCTGCACTGACAACATGTTTCTCACTCACCTCACCAACTGCTCTCAAGCCTGTATCTAATTCACCTGGCACTCCCTACTAAAGGGTGGAGCAGCAAAAtagattaaactgttttcaGCTGGAAGGTTTTGCTATGAAACATGCTGTTGCCTGCCTTCTCTACAGTACCTGAGGTGGAATGGAGGTGCTTCTCACAGTATTGCATTTTAAGACTGCGCGTGTCCTCTTACTCTGCAGGGTTTAGCTTAAAAAGCGGGAACTTTATTTCTGCAGTTTGAGAATTTGATATACACAGTAAAAGTTTGCAAAGTACTTACCTTGGTAACAATTTACAATATAGTACACACAAATGTAAGCAGTTACAAATACTGAGAATTAATGAATTGTTAATGAGTAGTTCCTGAATAACTCTGATTTGAGGACTATAAagaatgtaatgtttatttacTGGCGAACAGACAGGGATATactttaattattataattagttTATAAATTAATTGGAATAACGACCATTTTCTGTGTTCCTGATTAACTATGAAGTAACCTCTGAGGAGCTCACACTAGTAACAACTGATTCCTAGTTACTCTTTTTGTGCACCCCCAAGTGGTACATCATATGGAATGGTTACTAAGTAGTTTCTCATAactttatgattttatttttatttattttttgtgttccCCTTATTTTTACGCATTGACATCAAGCTGGAAATTCTGGCATTTTTAGCACATGTATAAAAATGCGTTTTCTTAACTGCACTGTCCCCTTCTTAAATAAcctaaattgaattaaaacaaaaataagtataCTACTGCAATGAGTCAGCTTGTCAGAATACACTGAAGCCTCAAACAAATTAGTGCAATCAACTCCAGCTCTCAGACAAAAGCAGAATGCAAGGCAACACTAGAAACAGAACATTAAGTCAGTCTGCATATAATTCACCaaagcataaataaaaacaacctcAACTCAAGCAAAGTCCGCTAAGACAGGCAGCACCCAAACAGGCGATATCCATAACACTCCAAAATGAGTTTgaaacattcaaacactgtgTTATCCTTTGTTCCACTAAATGCTCAATA
This portion of the Etheostoma cragini isolate CJK2018 chromosome 17, CSU_Ecrag_1.0, whole genome shotgun sequence genome encodes:
- the tacc2 gene encoding uncharacterized protein tacc2 isoform X11, which codes for MQFCRKVLCKPCSARVTSPEEDMEYKMGSCIGISHRQAEAHAESLTRRDNRALLTEASTSQQSLLSQPVLPDIPVLTGEEESGGAAQDQEELEFPHDLLPSLDFSSELNIWESSLGAQTSSGTRKCKQVDPLLVGPHHHTEVSRSSLVLNERPHDSNPVLTDAQPSPRPTATPDTGVRPSTPSLSVLLDRELKQAIQECEEQMASLGILNPTGSPSITPGKVNDVGKKTGEGMVNKFNDSSSLPPITVQPGHSNGGHGNKGTHGNSEVESSQKDTVVFSFRNYILGTENSAGAAGTECEKKAEKETEINEQKERHTHTQLETTTDLFKETQEEVAFSDVRNSSREEHVDSKAGIEENGTLDCNALIRQKDTEAITEIVDIKKEKRDESSITVCIVKTGKKDQSVDETSECSTLHLKDKDALSDMTSSPCAKHAGQDKTSKKKDKKKQRRKKKIEEKNTETGQKAMAVVQPENELQAVSLINAGNHIDSTENAELVSLAALAVICGEQPDNGFASKQQLSPGGKPGPSPPLSSSHSRQDHLTACSPASNQALSQRPHLSDNHNPIDAPRRINQRSDEIPQPKQHVTGGVTDNQQTSMTHVQTTVINPAASADKRSDAQTHELTIVTSEAVILTQENPSPLSNSWTCVGESSVDSALEEPLVVVAALPLATPTMPELIESKGEGESTRRESLERVAAVAVAESEKAVGEKDLGGTGKCLSSADKEKEGLLDSLPPLALICSQGKCSIAFLAKKGQASSEESCSSKMPHNSAETEMKGPGETSLRSADTGVSPAEEGDKEKEPLRLEACINTSPFGLLTSPDCQDYSAVGLEEAGRGGGEGEVGEKGRLAAEHSSFSQPEGSASGVSSAATETRPPTDVAESQLKSQSWTEPIATIPESICTEQDRLSQPCQEQHGAAISPLPTNREQSSSKTNKGVRADLKQNLISEEALSLGHICGESSLPETERNNGQILLSLISPQLLTTSQQTSVERQASNIQQVQPKSSTTETSTAVSADAEFQVQKQSNSGAMSGVDVYVCNRSRSNNRVHFADTVKQESSYSVDLRNMSVSAMDCASLPPLTVHESLHHPVVEASYIFPEFLSLKQPEIPADTTPAKDELAIRSSADSPKPQNNVQLNKGNMGTKDIKENSNIDQSGDNNLETNTVDLQSATEACSKQLPCPTEKNQAGDVIQTAESADSEADHPTVEQVSAKVTKQIEAETEKEGVTLCLSTEKEIDKLHDSSKALVKAGQPQESPLISDAAEGNLHPLSSCSVLPADDVTCTPLSNVSTELPVGQLSTDLDPSSTAETVICTDSLQTKPCHPSSQPPTQLDQTPPRELVTTDPMKASEGSEPIICSAILTKDESATSEVTASDQSIPVIEQFAGNSSFVLRPPGPMLSHLEFIADCDISLPVQTDYASADCDRTKVSGEVDGNKSREITQMSLAHDLEYSDVNIKADKTCPKLEDRNDVKETVVEFEFSVLNNLNVPFSQEENLSPPHPPGAVGVLVKGGSDNVISLSHSEPRPVGIKPVICEASIKDYDGIKQDNMTEKMGDETSTVFAEEKKKVEEATMDNQRETADSSKMQKGKTDTAPQQSNGRDKEAGEEIGDLQPQHKHKAYKTESPISDIKEEVERKSGIASERQSKTSFSSQDMFNAEVDSGSYPQTVYDQSLRQTLTATLESSSDKDIAPDLNAGLGQSQSTPEPNYFAQQQEQQQRCLYYLQCLGSRHPTQELSDGCLEGGEKTNSQVRQTQALVPSVKGVAEGTDGSVGSDELTGDDSSGNVRVIGDGEGKQAGRFHLASDLNKSRRVAERNALAEIGSVTTGCYVDETRQWLDENKSPALGVVGSITDTEFVNDPVGKSHEKGNLSAACQDQHGNPETLKNTAVSFEFASQEHETSPSQISVSSKVSRDSHANHLAVTPSTNQAEEIHTKIFSTLVGQPETVENDFSAATAVKSNSSQTEECEIQDTVCRPLKLQSFNKTSTTQSSPVVQTPIKGPDVEEITKADKAPLEEGEASSQGKGQSEIKALNNKAMTKQKVINPTGLSKATENDNDIKDKTSPITTGPSVVLSKCPDDCASTPPAAPSQSEKPHDQVSLSKSRDDTAVNLIVADSHREGISPEKASVEQVIVNTEAADVSESPAPGLPAQEPDTNWIQALKEAASQSQSKQETSRPLPSLESPQLEFLTPTEEIAAPLRLEEIAPPERAAAKKTEIPPLNLVKKPVDLPEPLKKIIELPEQTQQTVEFPEETKKVERLEPTKKEEELPEELSEPKREPVTFSEIEKELTKLQEPTKSTKELPEPTKYEVELPEPTENKEPEPSKTTTEEPEKELICELPEEQVEKPVEIPAEETAVTQTVQSPAEELQDSGSSLTEQAERGDRAPASSPPPTSEYHFLPALPPHLQDTTEFPSPSPTPPERHTTEALPTPPASPIFPPPPPPAPASPPVPPAYQGEDHCPASAPCHPPLRSSDSDGGFETPESTTPVKTFSPINPPTQQLTSDEKVADTSVSDPASELTSAEAPCRSPSIVFDENKPIAASGQYNIEVVGDSTSHTLTRSLSFQGGELDSAGLFDGSTVGGFRPHSESFSVGTGSAPGTLHRPKKVRPGSVKKKPLLRQSSNPDSPKPASSSSTPEIKKRAKPQSASPLQPQEEAEGGSATPSPGGTLRRSRKSRVETPPPLPEETNHTSQDESPVIPALPLCQEETPLPGSPKGLDESPIPPSTSYKWDPDNFENINPFKTGGSKIANSPVLGRKGPVCAPIVTPPESPSVSAVEPCTPAPLEEPITNPEEQPIIPKCQSVRLEFDYSEEGSEASHQASPPTKKVGKKPGKMPLRKPRLGLKKAPPVQTEQLDNYPSATHNGNEEEVPATAVSYKFEPDKWDDPNFNPFTSKKSISNSPKLSRPSYSFDTNNFDDSVDPFKSSNKMANSPPKASASFELSSNDYDNENDTDNIGELEDQNQNKPSKKKKTPIKSKSRGVSSLCCLFNTFRVKRSPKKSPTSDPSQDLTPADEAPSLHPQDDHATDEEKLASSTSHKWAALPDMDADLNCDQQDFPQPCDLTSFVNENSLPHPVQDYEIEYMEKIGSASPPLSVKKPSLYLKLDSVSDNLTKNTCDHGSEPSSPCTGSFEEMEAQITAGIKTPVLSSRSGPEGSAGDKGRKRESEALSRTQSAERDEQSRLKKPSSRRWNINGSPLLKHRDVSSPVESGVSMNSLYTRTTTSYIEGESPHLPRDLDHSLGIAREEIVTKEKEVMEWQRKYEDSRQEVVEMRRIVAEYEKTIAQMIGMPEDDQKEKSLSHHTIQQLIMEKDQALSDLNSVEKSLADLFRRYEKMKDVLEGFRKNEEVLKKCAQEYLSRVRKEEQRYQALKIHAEEKLDRANADIAHVRAKAMQEQAAHQASLRKEQMKVDSLERTLEQKNKEIEELTKICDELIAKMGRS